A genomic window from Equus caballus isolate H_3958 breed thoroughbred chromosome 5, TB-T2T, whole genome shotgun sequence includes:
- the LOC106781219 gene encoding uncharacterized protein: protein MQTSGFQGNYQGQWLKAQASNHQLFRLQAQQGCAAHGRASAPESVPEGLLLDMCHGCRPVRVLLDSVEQCHLLLPGPGRLLPGRHPQPTHRSGGRRGRPRRPVLQISGTKKRYY, encoded by the exons ATGCAAACATCTGGATTCCAGGGGAACTACCAGGGCCAGTGGCTGAAGGCACAAGCATCGAATCACCAGCTCTTCAGACTCCAG GCTCagcagggatgtgccgcccacggtcgagctTCCGCTCCTGAGAGCGTGCCTGAAGGACTACTTCTGGACATGTGCCATGGATGTCGGCCAGTCCGcgtcctgctggactcagtcgagcagtgccatcttctgcttccagggcctggccgtctcctccctggcagacaccccca gccaacacaccgatccggaggacgacgggggcgtccaagacggcctgtgttgcag ATCTCTGGAACTAAGAAAAGATATTACTGA
- the LOC102147848 gene encoding putative neuroblastoma breakpoint family member 5 isoform X1 encodes MAVCPHALSDPRAEVTLQESNQELRSQLAQSKQDFQALMEEFLVSEAAAYSLATELQKHKCGECKDIIESVLGDKLPFEEGKLAEKSTLAEKLRESSLLIQEQEQQLAYLRHKLQEGREVWALLSQHLNDLLTHNGSDDHQGQAFRQQLAEGYRLAKHLAHILSPGNNEDKEDEKTQGTLTHRPYSDSSLSFDRHEIFQTLDADAPTLEAGHRGPLRTNWSFQRPELQASQTQLQPGTQVTSYLLLQLDQLDCGDGKARLGLCSTTWSFRAHGPFRNQWPLFQGLGFDASLRGKKPPKLEGDALEGSAALSAQKQKIIKRKLLFNKWRITCNFPSLQLRVLRYQDLWN; translated from the exons ATGGCCGTGTGTCCTCACGCTTTGTCCGATCCGAGGGCAGAGGTGACCCTCCAGGAGTCCAACCAGGAATTGCGTTCACAGCTGGCACAAAGCAAGCAGGACTTCCAAGCCCTCATGGAGGAATTCCTTGTATCCGAAGCTGCTGCCTACTCCCTGGCCACCGAGCTGCAGAAGCACA AGTGTGGAGAGTGCAAAGACATCATTGAATCCGTGCTTGGGGACAAGCTGCCTTTTGAGGAGGGGAAGCTGGCAGAGAAGTCAACGCTAGCCGAGAAGCTCAG GGAATCCAGTCTCCTAATTCAAGAGCAGGAGCAGCAACTGGCCTATCTGCGGCACAAGTTACAGGAAGGGCGAGAAGTGTGGGCCCTGCTGAGTCAGCACCTCAATGACCTGCTGACACACAACGGCTCTGACGACCACCAAGGGCAGGCCTTCCGCCAGCAACTGGCTGAGGGATATAGGCTGGCCAAGCACCTTGCCCACATACTCAGCCCAG GGAATAACGAAGAcaaggaagatgaaaagacacAAGGCACACTCACTCACAG ACCTTACAGTGATTCTTCATTGTCATTTGACAGACACGAAATCTTCCAAACCCTGGATGCAGATG CTCCCACCCTGGAGGCCGGTCACCGAGGGCCTTTGAGGACAAACTGGAGTTTCCAAAGGCCAGAGCTGCAAGCTTCACAGACACAGCTGCAGCCAGGCACCCAGGTGACCAGTTATCTGCTGCTGCAGCTGGACCAGTTGGACTGTGGTGACGGCAAAGCCAGGCTTGGCCTTTGCTCCACCACCTGGAGCTTTAGAGCCCACGGTCCCTTCAGAAATCAGTGGCCGCTCTTccaag gacTGGGTTTCGATGCTTCCCTCAGAGGAAAGAAACCTCCCAAGCTGGAGGGTGATGCTCTTGAGGGCTCAGCTGCCTTAAGTGCCCAGAAACAGAAgattatcaaaagaaaactgctCTTCAACAAGTGGAGGATAACATGCAATTTCCCCAGCCTTCAGCTGAGGGTACTGAG ataCCAAGATCTCTGGAACTAA
- the LOC102147848 gene encoding putative neuroblastoma breakpoint family member 5 isoform X2: protein MAVCPHALSDPRAEVTLQESNQELRSQLAQSKQDFQALMEEFLVSEAAAYSLATELQKHKCGECKDIIESVLGDKLPFEEGKLAEKSTLAEKLRESSLLIQEQEQQLAYLRHKLQEGREVWALLSQHLNDLLTHNGSDDHQGQAFRQQLAEGYRLAKHLAHILSPGNNEDKEDEKTQGTLTHRHEIFQTLDADAPTLEAGHRGPLRTNWSFQRPELQASQTQLQPGTQVTSYLLLQLDQLDCGDGKARLGLCSTTWSFRAHGPFRNQWPLFQGLGFDASLRGKKPPKLEGDALEGSAALSAQKQKIIKRKLLFNKWRITCNFPSLQLRVLRYQDLWN, encoded by the exons ATGGCCGTGTGTCCTCACGCTTTGTCCGATCCGAGGGCAGAGGTGACCCTCCAGGAGTCCAACCAGGAATTGCGTTCACAGCTGGCACAAAGCAAGCAGGACTTCCAAGCCCTCATGGAGGAATTCCTTGTATCCGAAGCTGCTGCCTACTCCCTGGCCACCGAGCTGCAGAAGCACA AGTGTGGAGAGTGCAAAGACATCATTGAATCCGTGCTTGGGGACAAGCTGCCTTTTGAGGAGGGGAAGCTGGCAGAGAAGTCAACGCTAGCCGAGAAGCTCAG GGAATCCAGTCTCCTAATTCAAGAGCAGGAGCAGCAACTGGCCTATCTGCGGCACAAGTTACAGGAAGGGCGAGAAGTGTGGGCCCTGCTGAGTCAGCACCTCAATGACCTGCTGACACACAACGGCTCTGACGACCACCAAGGGCAGGCCTTCCGCCAGCAACTGGCTGAGGGATATAGGCTGGCCAAGCACCTTGCCCACATACTCAGCCCAG GGAATAACGAAGAcaaggaagatgaaaagacacAAGGCACACTCACTCACAG ACACGAAATCTTCCAAACCCTGGATGCAGATG CTCCCACCCTGGAGGCCGGTCACCGAGGGCCTTTGAGGACAAACTGGAGTTTCCAAAGGCCAGAGCTGCAAGCTTCACAGACACAGCTGCAGCCAGGCACCCAGGTGACCAGTTATCTGCTGCTGCAGCTGGACCAGTTGGACTGTGGTGACGGCAAAGCCAGGCTTGGCCTTTGCTCCACCACCTGGAGCTTTAGAGCCCACGGTCCCTTCAGAAATCAGTGGCCGCTCTTccaag gacTGGGTTTCGATGCTTCCCTCAGAGGAAAGAAACCTCCCAAGCTGGAGGGTGATGCTCTTGAGGGCTCAGCTGCCTTAAGTGCCCAGAAACAGAAgattatcaaaagaaaactgctCTTCAACAAGTGGAGGATAACATGCAATTTCCCCAGCCTTCAGCTGAGGGTACTGAG ataCCAAGATCTCTGGAACTAA